From Amycolatopsis sp. YIM 10, the proteins below share one genomic window:
- a CDS encoding Ppx/GppA phosphatase family protein, with protein MPRVAAIDCGTNSIRLLVAELTERHDGTFDLRDLHREMRIVRLGQGVDATGRLAPEALERTRAALADYTIAARRKGVEKVRMVATSATRDASNRDEFFAMTREVLGTEAEVISGDEEARLSFTGAVGEQDPEDGPFLVVDVGGGSTELVLGTWDGKRAEVLAARSVDIGCVRITERTLKSDPPTADEITAAHKLATEVLTEAFEAVDVSLANSWIGVAGTVTTLSAVAQELPQYDTERVHLSKLSGADIDRLAESLLSVDHAARAANPVIHPGRVDVIGGGAVIVRALAEQFAARGGPAELIVSEHDILDGIALSLVS; from the coding sequence ATGCCTCGTGTTGCCGCCATCGACTGTGGGACCAACTCCATCCGCCTGCTCGTCGCCGAGCTGACCGAACGCCATGACGGCACGTTCGACCTGCGCGACCTGCACCGCGAGATGCGCATCGTGCGGCTGGGGCAGGGGGTGGACGCCACCGGCAGGCTCGCGCCGGAAGCACTGGAGCGCACGCGCGCCGCGCTGGCCGACTACACCATCGCCGCCCGCCGCAAGGGGGTGGAGAAGGTGCGGATGGTGGCCACCTCGGCCACCCGCGACGCGAGCAACCGCGACGAGTTCTTCGCGATGACCCGCGAGGTGCTTGGCACCGAGGCCGAGGTCATCAGCGGCGACGAGGAGGCCCGGCTGTCCTTCACCGGCGCGGTGGGCGAGCAGGACCCCGAAGACGGCCCGTTCCTGGTGGTCGACGTCGGCGGTGGCTCGACCGAGCTGGTGCTGGGCACCTGGGACGGCAAGCGCGCCGAGGTGCTCGCCGCGCGCTCGGTGGACATCGGCTGCGTGCGGATCACCGAGCGCACGCTGAAGTCGGACCCGCCGACCGCCGACGAGATCACCGCGGCGCACAAGCTGGCCACCGAGGTGCTCACCGAGGCGTTCGAAGCGGTGGACGTCTCGCTGGCGAACTCGTGGATCGGCGTCGCGGGCACGGTCACCACGCTTTCCGCGGTGGCACAGGAACTCCCGCAGTACGACACCGAGCGCGTGCACCTGTCGAAGCTGTCCGGTGCCGACATCGACCGCCTCGCCGAGAGCCTGCTGAGCGTGGACCACGCGGCACGCGCGGCGAACCCGGTGATCCACCCTGGCCGGGTGGACGTGATCGGTGGCGGCGCGGTGATCGTGCGGGCGCTGGCCGAGCAGTTCGCCGCCCGCGGCGGTCCGGCCGAGCTGATCGTCAGCGAGCACGACATCCTCGACGGAATCGCGCTCTCACTGGTGTCGTGA
- a CDS encoding ABC transporter substrate-binding protein encodes MKARMRTTVVLAAATLLLSSCGGGGEDAPGAGNTEGAISVFNTEPENPLVPGNTTEFGGGQVMDAMFTGLIDYDQQTTEVKNAVADSITDVDSKVYTFKLKPGWKFHDGTDVKAKNFVDAWNWTAYGPNATQGAPFFSDIQGYDEVNPADPDGKSGPQQAPQPTTDKMSGLKVIDDTTFEVTLKNSSPVFKVKLGYEVYSPLPDSFFADKAAFEAKPIGNGPFKFVSRQVGTDVKLTRFDEYAGMDKPKFKDLTFRVYQSREAAYPDLVGNQLDFIEELPPNALAGQQHKTDLGDRVVERDSLINQTLAFPLYEEKYKNPDLRKAISMAINREEITTRIYEGSRQPADGLVHPLLKGYQKGQCGELCTFNPEKAREYLAKSGFTGTLKIISNSDGGHSEWATAAANSIKNTLGIECVFEPATSLGEFREKINAREMTDMYRAGWVADYPSIENFLNPIYRTGASSNDGEYSNPEVDAKLAAADTAPSEEESIKLYLEAEKMILNDMPFVPLWTQNTIGGKSDRLSSAKLSAFRKLDLTSVEVA; translated from the coding sequence ATGAAGGCGCGAATGCGGACGACGGTGGTCTTGGCGGCGGCGACCCTGCTGTTGAGTTCGTGCGGCGGGGGCGGGGAAGACGCACCCGGCGCGGGGAACACCGAAGGTGCCATCTCGGTGTTCAACACCGAACCGGAAAACCCGCTGGTCCCCGGCAACACCACCGAATTCGGTGGCGGGCAGGTGATGGACGCGATGTTCACCGGCCTGATCGACTACGACCAGCAGACCACCGAGGTGAAGAACGCGGTCGCCGACTCGATCACCGACGTGGACTCGAAGGTCTACACCTTCAAGCTGAAGCCGGGCTGGAAGTTCCACGACGGCACCGACGTCAAGGCCAAGAACTTCGTCGACGCCTGGAACTGGACCGCCTACGGCCCCAACGCCACGCAGGGCGCGCCGTTCTTCTCCGACATCCAGGGCTACGACGAGGTCAACCCGGCCGACCCGGACGGCAAGAGCGGCCCGCAGCAGGCCCCGCAGCCCACCACGGACAAGATGTCCGGGCTCAAGGTCATCGACGACACGACCTTCGAGGTGACGCTGAAGAACTCGTCGCCGGTGTTCAAGGTCAAGCTCGGTTACGAGGTGTACTCGCCGCTGCCGGACTCGTTCTTCGCCGACAAGGCCGCCTTCGAGGCCAAGCCGATCGGCAACGGCCCGTTCAAGTTCGTCTCGCGCCAGGTCGGCACCGACGTCAAGCTGACCAGGTTCGACGAGTACGCGGGCATGGACAAGCCGAAGTTCAAGGACCTGACCTTCCGCGTCTACCAGAGCCGCGAGGCCGCCTACCCGGACCTGGTCGGCAACCAGCTCGACTTCATCGAGGAGCTGCCGCCGAACGCGCTGGCCGGGCAGCAGCACAAGACCGATCTCGGCGACCGCGTGGTCGAGCGCGACTCGCTGATCAACCAGACGCTGGCCTTCCCGCTGTACGAGGAGAAGTACAAGAACCCCGACCTGCGCAAGGCGATCTCGATGGCGATCAACCGCGAGGAGATCACCACCCGCATCTACGAGGGCAGCCGCCAGCCCGCCGACGGCCTGGTGCACCCGCTGCTCAAGGGTTACCAGAAGGGCCAGTGCGGTGAGCTGTGCACGTTCAACCCGGAGAAGGCACGCGAGTACCTGGCGAAGTCCGGGTTCACCGGCACGCTGAAGATCATCAGCAACTCCGACGGCGGGCACAGCGAATGGGCCACCGCGGCGGCGAACAGCATCAAGAACACGCTCGGCATCGAGTGCGTCTTCGAACCGGCCACCAGCCTCGGCGAGTTCCGCGAGAAGATCAACGCCCGCGAGATGACCGACATGTACCGCGCCGGCTGGGTCGCCGACTACCCGTCGATCGAGAACTTCCTCAACCCGATCTACCGCACCGGTGCCTCGTCGAACGACGGTGAGTACTCGAACCCCGAGGTGGACGCGAAACTGGCGGCCGCGGACACCGCGCCGTCGGAGGAGGAGAGCATCAAGCTCTATCTCGAGGCCGAGAAGATGATCCTGAACGACATGCCGTTCGTTCCACTGTGGACGCAGAACACCATCGGCGGCAAGAGCGACCGGCTGTCCTCGGCCAAGCTCAGCGCGTTCCGGAAGCTGGACCTGACCAGCGTCGAAGTGGCCTGA
- a CDS encoding ABC transporter permease gives MGRYVLRRLLQMVPVFLGTTFGIYLLVWALPGDPFAGKCGERDCPDAFVAAMNEKYNLDDTIFVQYGKYLWNLLRGDFGETFSGVPVSELIANSYPVTLRLALVALAIEALIGVTAGVVTGLRRRGFLDSLVLVSTLFLISIPVFVTGYVLQLLLGLEWGIINPTVSSKAGFGELIVPGFVLASLSMAYVARLTRASIAETRRADYVRTAVAKGLPQSRVVGVHMLRNAALPVITFLGTDLGAFMGGAIVTEGIFNIPGIGGLIFKSIQSKEGATVTGLVVLLVLVYLVMNLLVDLLYGVLDPRIRYD, from the coding sequence TTGGGCCGGTATGTGCTGCGGCGGCTGCTGCAGATGGTGCCGGTGTTCCTCGGCACCACCTTCGGCATCTACCTGCTGGTGTGGGCGCTTCCCGGTGATCCGTTCGCCGGGAAGTGCGGGGAACGGGACTGCCCGGACGCCTTCGTCGCGGCGATGAACGAGAAGTACAACCTGGACGACACGATCTTCGTGCAGTACGGGAAGTACCTGTGGAACCTGCTTCGCGGCGACTTCGGCGAGACGTTCTCCGGGGTGCCGGTGAGCGAGCTGATCGCCAACTCCTACCCGGTGACGCTGCGGCTGGCACTGGTGGCGCTGGCGATCGAGGCGCTGATCGGGGTCACCGCGGGGGTGGTCACCGGCCTGCGGCGGCGGGGTTTCCTGGACAGCCTGGTGCTGGTGTCCACGCTGTTCCTGATCTCCATCCCGGTTTTTGTCACCGGGTACGTGCTGCAACTGCTGCTCGGGCTGGAGTGGGGGATCATCAATCCCACGGTCTCGTCGAAGGCGGGCTTCGGTGAGCTGATCGTGCCGGGGTTCGTGCTGGCCAGCCTGTCCATGGCGTACGTGGCCCGGCTGACCAGGGCGAGCATCGCCGAGACACGCCGCGCGGACTACGTGCGCACCGCGGTGGCGAAGGGTCTGCCGCAGTCGCGGGTGGTCGGCGTGCACATGCTGCGCAACGCGGCGCTGCCGGTGATCACCTTTCTCGGCACCGATCTCGGCGCGTTCATGGGCGGCGCGATCGTCACCGAGGGCATTTTCAACATTCCCGGCATCGGCGGGCTGATCTTCAAGTCCATCCAGTCGAAGGAGGGCGCCACGGTGACCGGGCTGGTGGTCCTGCTGGTGCTGGTCTACCTGGTGATGAACCTGCTCGTCGACCTGCTCTACGGCGTGCTCGACCCGAGGATCCGCTATGACTGA
- a CDS encoding ABC transporter permease, with product MTDPATAATGVSSRPRGLFSDAWRELRRRPMFWISSSIILLIVVMALFPSLFTSADPNLGDLARQRQPPSSAAWFGYDNQGYDIYARVIHGARASIVVGVLATLGVVLLGGVFGILAGYYGGWLDTVISRIADVFFGLPFVLGAIVILTTLNAAGDAGPVRIVVQVVLSIALLSWPVSLRIMRSAAITAKQQDYVKAARALGASGTRIIFRHLLPNCLAPVLVYATIALGAFIGVEATLSYLGIGLRPPVVSWGVMINDARTYVRAAPHLLLFPAGFLVATVLAFVMLGDAVREALDPRAR from the coding sequence ATGACTGACCCGGCGACCGCGGCCACCGGGGTCTCGTCCCGGCCCCGCGGCCTCTTCAGCGACGCGTGGCGCGAACTGCGGCGGCGGCCGATGTTCTGGATCTCCTCGTCGATCATCCTGCTGATCGTGGTGATGGCGTTGTTCCCGTCGCTGTTCACCTCGGCCGACCCGAACCTCGGCGATCTCGCGCGGCAGCGGCAGCCACCTTCGTCGGCGGCCTGGTTCGGTTACGACAACCAGGGTTACGACATCTACGCGCGGGTGATCCACGGCGCGCGGGCATCCATTGTGGTCGGTGTGCTGGCCACGCTGGGCGTGGTGCTGCTCGGCGGGGTGTTCGGCATCCTGGCCGGGTACTACGGCGGCTGGCTGGACACGGTGATCTCGCGGATCGCCGACGTGTTCTTCGGCCTGCCGTTCGTGCTCGGCGCGATCGTCATCCTGACCACGCTGAACGCCGCCGGGGACGCCGGTCCGGTGCGGATCGTGGTGCAGGTGGTGCTGTCGATCGCGTTGCTGTCGTGGCCGGTCTCGCTGCGGATCATGCGCTCGGCGGCGATCACCGCGAAGCAGCAGGACTACGTGAAAGCCGCGCGGGCGCTGGGCGCGAGCGGTACGCGGATCATCTTCCGCCACCTGCTGCCGAACTGCCTGGCGCCGGTGCTGGTCTACGCGACCATCGCGCTCGGCGCGTTCATCGGCGTGGAGGCGACGCTGTCCTATCTCGGCATCGGGCTGCGGCCGCCGGTGGTCTCGTGGGGCGTGATGATCAACGACGCGCGGACCTACGTGCGCGCCGCACCGCACCTGCTGCTGTTCCCGGCCGGTTTCCTGGTCGCCACCGTGCTGGCCTTCGTCATGCTCGGCGACGCGGTCCGCGAAGCACTCGACCCGCGGGCCCGGTGA
- a CDS encoding ABC transporter ATP-binding protein, translating into MDRLLEIDDLRVEFRTSEGVASVLNGVSYHVDAGETLAVLGESGSGKSVTAQAVLGILDMPPAVITGGSIRFRGEDLLGVGARRRREVRGGGIAMIFQDALSALNPVFTVGFQIEEQLRLRKGMSRRAARARAVELLDLVHIPNAASRVREYPHQFSGGMRQRAMIAMALALDPELLIADEPTTALDVTVQAQIMDLLAEIQAERRMGLVLITHDLGVVAEVADRIAVMYAGRIVEQSDVHTLFRSPAHPYTAALMNSLPRLDLKGQSLETIKGLPPSLLDIPAGCPFHPRCKRAEHICSTDLPPVLEPEAGRYSACHFAPEVMRGE; encoded by the coding sequence ATGGACAGACTGCTGGAGATCGACGACCTGCGCGTGGAGTTCCGCACGTCCGAAGGGGTGGCGAGCGTGCTCAACGGCGTGAGTTACCACGTGGACGCGGGGGAGACCCTGGCCGTGCTCGGCGAATCGGGGTCGGGCAAGAGCGTGACCGCGCAGGCGGTGCTGGGAATTCTCGACATGCCGCCCGCGGTGATCACCGGCGGCTCGATCCGGTTCCGCGGCGAGGACCTGCTCGGGGTTGGTGCCCGTCGTCGCCGTGAGGTGCGCGGTGGCGGCATCGCGATGATCTTCCAGGACGCGCTTTCGGCGTTGAACCCGGTGTTCACCGTGGGGTTCCAGATCGAGGAGCAGCTGCGGTTGCGCAAGGGCATGAGCCGGCGGGCGGCGCGGGCGCGGGCGGTCGAGCTGCTGGACCTGGTGCACATCCCGAACGCGGCTTCGCGGGTGCGGGAGTATCCGCACCAGTTCTCGGGCGGGATGCGGCAGCGGGCGATGATCGCGATGGCGCTGGCGCTGGACCCGGAACTGCTGATCGCGGACGAGCCGACGACCGCGCTGGACGTGACCGTGCAGGCGCAGATCATGGACCTGCTGGCGGAGATCCAGGCGGAGCGGCGGATGGGCCTGGTGTTGATCACGCACGATCTGGGGGTTGTCGCCGAAGTGGCCGATCGGATCGCCGTCATGTACGCCGGTAGGATTGTTGAACAATCCGACGTGCATACTTTGTTCCGATCCCCCGCGCACCCCTATACGGCGGCGCTGATGAACTCGCTGCCCCGCCTGGACCTGAAGGGGCAGAGCCTGGAAACGATCAAGGGCCTGCCGCCGAGCCTGCTGGACATCCCGGCGGGCTGCCCCTTCCACCCGCGTTGCAAACGGGCGGAGCACATCTGCTCCACCGACCTGCCCCCCGTCCTGGAACCGGAGGCGGGCCGGTACAGCGCCTGCCACTTCGCCCCCGAGGTGATGCGAGGTGAGTGA
- a CDS encoding ABC transporter ATP-binding protein has translation MSEPILRVSGLVKYFPVRTGVVFKRTVGHVKAVDGVSFDLAPGETLGIVGESGCGKSTLAQVLLRLEEPTAGQALFEGRDIFAMRGTELRRLRRNIQIVLQDPYTSLNPRMTVGDIVGEPFEIHPEVAPKADRAAKVRELLEVVGLNPEHLNRYPHQFSGGQRQRIGIARALALRPKVIICDEPVSALDVSIQAQVMNLLEDLRAEFGLSYVFIAHDLSVVRHLSTRVAVMYLGRIVEIGTEDDIYNRPSHPYTQALLSAVPVADPSLRGHRQIIRLEGDVPSPVDPPSGCPFRTRCWKAQDVCAAEVPALEPRAGGHSSACHFAEERHVVP, from the coding sequence GTGAGTGAGCCGATTCTCCGGGTCTCCGGCCTGGTCAAGTACTTCCCGGTCCGCACCGGCGTCGTGTTCAAGCGGACGGTCGGGCACGTCAAGGCCGTCGACGGGGTGTCCTTCGACCTCGCGCCCGGCGAGACGCTCGGCATCGTGGGCGAGTCCGGCTGCGGCAAGTCGACGCTGGCCCAGGTCCTTTTGAGACTCGAAGAGCCGACCGCGGGCCAGGCCTTATTCGAGGGCCGCGACATCTTCGCCATGCGGGGCACCGAACTCCGCCGGCTCCGCCGCAACATCCAGATCGTGCTCCAGGACCCGTACACCTCGCTCAACCCGCGCATGACCGTCGGCGACATCGTCGGCGAGCCGTTCGAGATCCATCCCGAGGTGGCCCCCAAGGCCGACCGGGCCGCCAAGGTGCGCGAGCTGCTGGAAGTCGTCGGCCTCAACCCCGAGCACCTCAACCGCTACCCCCACCAGTTCTCCGGCGGCCAGCGCCAGCGCATCGGCATCGCCCGCGCGCTCGCCCTGCGCCCCAAGGTCATCATCTGCGACGAACCCGTTTCGGCACTCGACGTGTCCATCCAGGCACAGGTGATGAACCTCCTCGAGGATCTGCGCGCCGAATTCGGACTGTCCTATGTGTTCATCGCGCACGACCTCTCCGTGGTCCGCCACCTCTCCACCAGGGTCGCGGTCATGTACCTCGGCCGCATCGTGGAGATCGGCACCGAGGACGACATCTACAACCGACCGTCCCACCCGTACACCCAGGCGCTGTTGTCCGCCGTTCCGGTAGCCGACCCGTCACTGCGCGGTCACCGTCAGATCATCCGGCTGGAAGGCGATGTGCCCAGCCCGGTGGACCCGCCGTCCGGCTGTCCATTCCGGACGCGTTGCTGGAAGGCCCAGGACGTCTGCGCGGCCGAGGTGCCCGCGCTCGAACCACGAGCGGGCGGTCATTCCAGCGCCTGCCATTTCGCCGAAGAACGGCACGTCGTTCCCTAG
- a CDS encoding S8 family serine peptidase: protein MKRSKLLFAVLAVPLAGGVLAAPVVSAQPDLSGAATEFTVLAAPGQGVAEAERAVRDAGGTVVKSNAAIGLVTASAPANGFSERVSADRAVYGAAKAQAIGHAPVRDTAPKADVVEKESQRTPAAKKGKPNAPAPVGTDPLDEQLWGLKSVRSDLARTVQPGDKRVKVGVLDTGVDGTHPDIAPNFDAALSRNFVRDIPADEAGNEVDGPCEFRGCVDPVNHDDGGHGTHVAGTIGAAANGFGLSGVAPNVSIVNVRAGQDSGSFFLQPVVDAITYAGDARLDVVNMSFFVDPWLYNCQANPADSPERQREQRTITEAVNRALDYAHGKGVTQVVSLGNQHSDLGAPQPDTVSPNFPVDINYKRDIDNASCVTLPVEGNHTIGVSAFGPSQAKADYSNYGVEQISVSAPGGFYRDYFGTPWFSTVENQILSTYPRNVGVAEGMIDADGNLTPDGVKAGVQKANAADGRVGYYQWLQGTSMASPHATGVAALIVSQYGKPGRGGFGMDPDSVQRVLEGTAAKIACPVPRTVDYLDEGRDASYTATCTGDTAFNGFYGHGAVDAYTAVTRGKEHLRG, encoded by the coding sequence GTGAAGAGAAGCAAGTTGCTGTTCGCGGTGCTCGCCGTGCCGCTGGCCGGTGGGGTGCTGGCCGCGCCCGTGGTCTCCGCGCAGCCGGACCTGTCCGGCGCCGCGACCGAGTTCACCGTGCTGGCCGCCCCGGGGCAGGGCGTCGCCGAGGCCGAGCGGGCGGTCCGTGACGCGGGCGGCACCGTGGTGAAGTCCAACGCCGCCATCGGCCTGGTCACCGCGAGCGCGCCGGCGAACGGCTTCAGCGAGCGGGTTTCCGCCGACCGCGCGGTCTACGGCGCGGCCAAGGCGCAGGCCATCGGCCACGCCCCGGTGCGCGACACCGCGCCCAAGGCGGACGTGGTGGAGAAGGAGTCGCAGCGGACCCCAGCCGCCAAGAAGGGCAAGCCGAACGCTCCCGCCCCGGTCGGCACCGACCCGCTGGACGAGCAGCTGTGGGGCCTCAAGTCGGTCCGCTCCGACCTGGCGCGCACCGTCCAGCCCGGCGACAAGCGGGTGAAGGTCGGCGTGCTCGACACCGGTGTCGACGGCACCCACCCGGACATCGCGCCGAACTTCGACGCGGCGCTCTCGCGCAACTTCGTCCGCGACATCCCGGCCGACGAGGCCGGCAACGAGGTCGACGGCCCGTGCGAGTTCCGCGGCTGCGTGGACCCGGTCAACCACGACGACGGCGGGCACGGCACCCACGTGGCGGGCACCATCGGCGCCGCGGCCAACGGGTTCGGCCTCTCCGGCGTCGCGCCGAACGTGAGCATCGTGAACGTGCGCGCCGGGCAGGACTCGGGCAGCTTCTTCCTGCAGCCGGTGGTCGACGCGATCACCTACGCCGGTGACGCGCGGCTCGACGTGGTCAACATGAGCTTCTTCGTGGACCCGTGGCTGTACAACTGCCAGGCCAACCCGGCCGACTCGCCGGAGCGCCAGCGCGAGCAGCGCACCATCACCGAAGCGGTCAACCGCGCGCTGGACTACGCGCACGGCAAGGGCGTGACGCAGGTGGTTTCGCTCGGCAACCAGCACAGCGACCTCGGTGCGCCGCAGCCGGACACGGTCAGCCCGAACTTCCCGGTGGACATCAACTACAAGCGCGACATCGACAACGCGTCCTGCGTGACGCTGCCGGTCGAGGGCAACCACACCATCGGCGTCTCCGCGTTCGGCCCGTCGCAGGCGAAGGCGGACTACTCGAACTACGGCGTCGAGCAGATCTCGGTGTCCGCGCCGGGTGGCTTCTACCGCGACTACTTCGGCACCCCGTGGTTCTCCACCGTGGAGAACCAGATCCTGTCGACCTACCCGCGCAACGTCGGCGTCGCCGAGGGCATGATCGACGCGGACGGCAACCTGACCCCGGACGGCGTCAAGGCCGGGGTGCAGAAGGCGAACGCGGCGGACGGCCGGGTCGGCTACTACCAGTGGCTCCAGGGCACGTCGATGGCCTCGCCGCACGCCACCGGTGTTGCCGCGCTGATCGTTTCCCAGTACGGCAAGCCCGGCCGGGGCGGCTTCGGCATGGACCCCGATTCGGTGCAGCGCGTGCTCGAGGGCACCGCGGCGAAGATCGCCTGCCCGGTGCCGCGGACCGTGGACTACCTCGACGAGGGCCGCGACGCGAGCTACACCGCCACCTGCACCGGTGACACGGCGTTCAACGGCTTCTACGGCCACGGCGCGGTCGATGCCTACACCGCGGTGACCCGCGGCAAGGAACACCTTCGCGGGTAA
- a CDS encoding SAM-dependent methyltransferase, producing MTTSDAARLGDSIDKVSVGRVYDYLLGGSHNYAADRAFADEQMKALPDIKRFARSNRAFLGRAVRYAVDSGIRQFVDIGSGLPTQGNVHEVAEEAAPGECRVVYIDNEPIARAHAEILLERTADPERHRAIDADFFDGRQLWRRVQKTGLIDETQPVALLLVALLHFMPDDTKPHETLRYYLDRLPTGSMVAISHIHVDPKDLATIAAGDKVAAAYRKQTNNPAVPRPRPDIEAFFAGLELADPGLVWLPQWQPDGDELFADQPEKSRGLAGVGWKKN from the coding sequence ATGACCACCAGCGATGCCGCCCGCCTCGGTGACTCGATCGACAAGGTCTCCGTCGGCCGGGTCTACGACTACCTGCTCGGCGGCAGCCACAACTACGCGGCCGACCGCGCCTTCGCCGACGAGCAGATGAAGGCGCTGCCCGACATCAAGCGCTTCGCCAGGTCCAACCGGGCCTTCCTCGGCCGCGCGGTGCGGTACGCGGTGGACTCGGGCATCCGGCAGTTCGTCGACATCGGTTCCGGCCTGCCCACCCAGGGCAACGTGCACGAGGTCGCCGAGGAGGCGGCGCCGGGCGAGTGCCGGGTCGTCTACATCGACAACGAGCCGATCGCCCGCGCGCACGCGGAGATCCTGCTCGAACGCACCGCCGACCCCGAGCGCCACCGCGCCATCGACGCCGACTTCTTCGACGGGCGGCAGTTGTGGCGCCGGGTGCAGAAGACCGGCCTGATCGACGAGACCCAGCCGGTGGCGCTGCTGCTGGTGGCACTGCTGCACTTCATGCCGGACGACACCAAGCCGCACGAGACGCTGCGTTACTACCTCGACCGCCTGCCGACGGGCAGCATGGTCGCGATCTCGCACATCCACGTGGACCCGAAGGACCTGGCGACGATCGCCGCGGGGGACAAGGTCGCGGCGGCCTACCGCAAGCAGACCAACAACCCGGCCGTCCCGCGGCCGAGGCCGGACATCGAGGCCTTCTTCGCCGGTCTCGAACTCGCCGACCCCGGCCTCGTCTGGCTGCCGCAGTGGCAGCCGGACGGGGACGAGCTGTTCGCCGACCAGCCCGAGAAGTCCCGCGGTCTCGCGGGCGTGGGCTGGAAAAAGAACTAA
- a CDS encoding S10 family peptidase produces the protein MPETDKTDEETKPPEPSDDLVTTTHTLTGSAGTKLAYTAQTGRIVLKKEVLTDGKFDGHLAKAEVFLTAYTLDDTDPATRPVTFAFNGGPGSSSVWLHMGVLGPRRVVSGDVDSPAPPPYGLVDNPETLLEHSDLVFIDPVSTGYSRAVTGEKPKDYLGFTPDVESVGEIIRLWTSRNGRWLSPKFLAGESYGTLRAAALAAHLQERHSMYLNGLLLISSVLDMGSIRFTEGNEQAYTSFLPTYAAIAHYHGFHGDRPLDEVLAEAEAFAARDLPWALQRGARLTADERAAAVRELARLTGLSESYVDRVNLRIEHVRFFTELLRERGLTVGRMDGRFTTWEPDGGREQMSDDASISRIIGAYSAAFNHYVRAELGYESDLPYEILSMNVFQQWSYSDFEGRAVSAVRSLSAAMRANPHLKVHVAFGHYDGATPYYGSENVLAHLEIPEELHGNIDRAYYPAGHMMYVHEPSRVRQAADLAAFIRSAVPNND, from the coding sequence ATGCCGGAAACAGATAAAACCGATGAGGAAACCAAGCCGCCCGAGCCCAGCGACGACCTGGTCACCACCACGCACACGCTGACGGGCTCAGCCGGGACGAAACTGGCCTACACCGCCCAGACCGGGCGGATCGTGCTGAAGAAGGAGGTGCTCACCGACGGCAAGTTCGACGGGCACCTGGCCAAGGCCGAGGTCTTCCTCACCGCCTACACGCTCGACGACACCGATCCGGCGACGCGCCCGGTGACCTTCGCGTTCAACGGCGGGCCCGGTTCCTCGAGCGTCTGGCTGCACATGGGGGTGCTGGGGCCGCGCCGGGTGGTCTCCGGGGACGTCGACTCCCCCGCCCCGCCGCCGTACGGCCTGGTGGACAACCCCGAAACCCTGCTGGAGCACAGCGACCTGGTGTTCATCGACCCGGTCTCCACCGGGTACTCGCGCGCGGTGACCGGGGAGAAACCCAAGGACTACCTCGGTTTCACCCCCGACGTGGAGTCGGTCGGCGAGATCATCCGGCTGTGGACCTCGCGCAACGGGCGCTGGCTCTCGCCGAAGTTCCTGGCCGGCGAGTCCTACGGCACGCTGCGCGCCGCGGCGCTGGCCGCGCACCTGCAGGAACGCCACAGCATGTACCTGAACGGGCTGCTGCTCATCTCGTCCGTGCTGGACATGGGCTCGATCCGGTTCACCGAGGGCAACGAGCAGGCCTACACCAGCTTCCTGCCCACCTACGCGGCGATCGCGCACTACCACGGTTTCCACGGCGACCGCCCGCTCGACGAGGTGCTCGCCGAGGCCGAGGCGTTCGCCGCCCGCGACCTGCCGTGGGCACTGCAGCGCGGAGCCCGGCTGACCGCCGACGAGCGCGCGGCCGCGGTGCGCGAGCTGGCCCGGCTGACCGGGCTGAGCGAGTCCTATGTGGACCGGGTCAACCTCCGGATCGAGCACGTGCGCTTCTTCACCGAGCTGCTGCGCGAACGCGGGCTGACCGTCGGCCGGATGGACGGCCGGTTCACCACCTGGGAGCCGGACGGCGGCCGCGAGCAGATGAGCGACGACGCCTCGATCTCCCGGATCATCGGCGCCTACTCCGCCGCGTTCAACCACTACGTGCGCGCCGAACTGGGCTACGAAAGCGATCTGCCGTACGAGATCCTTTCGATGAACGTGTTCCAGCAGTGGTCCTACAGCGATTTCGAGGGCCGCGCGGTTTCCGCGGTGCGCTCACTGAGCGCGGCGATGCGGGCCAACCCGCATCTGAAGGTGCACGTCGCCTTCGGCCACTACGACGGCGCGACCCCGTACTACGGCTCGGAGAACGTGCTCGCGCACCTGGAGATCCCCGAGGAACTGCACGGCAACATCGACCGGGCCTACTACCCGGCCGGGCACATGATGTACGTGCACGAACCTTCACGCGTGCGGCAGGCGGCCGACCTGGCGGCATTCATCCGATCGGCCGTGCCGAACAACGATTAG